From the genome of bacterium, one region includes:
- a CDS encoding tetratricopeptide repeat protein, with translation MPSLPTGTVTFLFTDIEGATTLLQRLGDRRFAEVLAEHQRLLREAFAKGSGQEIDTQGDAFLVAFSRARDAVATAVAAQQSLMKHTWPDNASIRVRMGLHSGEPISNADRYVGVDVHRAARIGAAAHGGQILLSDAVSGLAARDLHPSIRLRDLGLHRLKDLREPEHLLQVVHPDLPADFPPVQSLDAIPNNLPLQLTSFIGREREKAEVNRLLSATRLLTLTGSEGAGKTRLALQAAAEALEQFPGGVWFVELAPLSDSSHVMKAVASSMGVPEQPGRRLTDTLADALRFKSALVILDNCEHLVGACAHLASVLLGACPNLRILTTSREALALLGETTWRVPSLSVPDPRHLPTLDRFMQYDAVRLFVNRAVASEPQFAVTSTNASAVAQICHRLDGIPFAIELAAARIKVLAAEQIATRLDDRFRLLTGGSRTALPRQQTLRGAMDWSYDLLSPKERTALHRMSVFAGRWTIDAAEAVCSGDSIEAADILDLLTQLVNKSLVVVDTQGGEARYRLLETVREYGRARLQEAGEADGVQRRHRDWYLGLAERAEPELHGPNQIAWLERLEENHDNLRAALAWSKADAGADAGGLRLAAALCDFWDIHGHFAEGRAWLDEMLALHKGAAPVLRVKALNRVGHLAHRQGDYAQVPALCGEALTLSQAEGDTTGSAEALHYLAHAAEGADDLPRAADLLERSVTLHRAARNTFELGRALNCLANTARAEANYPNATGLYEEALTLFHNLGDKQGKEMVLHNLGYAVLRQGNRQRSWALFRESLALAEELGDRRVMIKCLVGLAGASADTTRAATLFGAAETLMSTASIRLEPFNRRDCDHYMTVTKSQLAEPAFSKAWAEGRTMTLEQAIEYALAPESN, from the coding sequence ATGCCGAGTCTGCCGACCGGAACTGTTACCTTCCTCTTCACCGACATCGAGGGCGCCACGACGCTCCTCCAGCGCCTCGGCGACCGCCGCTTTGCGGAGGTCCTGGCGGAACACCAACGCCTCCTCCGTGAGGCGTTCGCCAAGGGAAGCGGACAGGAGATCGACACCCAAGGTGATGCCTTCCTGGTGGCATTCTCTCGGGCCAGGGATGCTGTAGCGACAGCGGTCGCGGCCCAACAGTCACTGATGAAGCACACCTGGCCGGACAACGCGTCGATCCGGGTGCGGATGGGGCTCCACTCGGGCGAACCTATCAGCAACGCGGACCGCTATGTTGGTGTCGACGTGCATCGCGCTGCCCGCATTGGAGCCGCCGCGCATGGGGGCCAGATCCTTCTCTCGGACGCGGTGAGCGGGTTGGCCGCCCGTGACCTCCACCCGAGTATACGCCTGCGGGATTTGGGACTCCACCGCCTCAAGGATTTGCGGGAGCCCGAGCATCTCTTGCAGGTCGTGCACCCAGATCTTCCCGCCGACTTCCCGCCCGTCCAGTCGCTGGACGCCATCCCCAACAACCTGCCCCTGCAATTGACGAGTTTCATTGGCCGCGAGCGGGAGAAGGCTGAGGTCAACCGACTGCTCTCCGCAACCCGTTTGCTCACGCTCACTGGGTCGGAGGGGGCGGGCAAGACCCGGCTGGCCCTGCAGGCGGCCGCCGAGGCGCTTGAGCAGTTTCCCGGCGGCGTCTGGTTCGTTGAGTTGGCGCCGTTGTCCGACTCGAGCCACGTCATGAAAGCAGTGGCCTCCTCAATGGGCGTGCCTGAGCAGCCGGGTCGGAGGCTGACCGACACGCTTGCGGACGCCCTGCGGTTCAAATCCGCGCTTGTGATCCTGGACAATTGCGAGCATCTAGTCGGTGCCTGCGCCCATCTCGCTTCCGTCCTCCTTGGGGCGTGCCCCAACCTGCGGATTCTCACGACGAGCCGTGAGGCTCTTGCGCTGCTGGGAGAAACCACATGGCGCGTCCCCTCGCTGTCAGTCCCCGATCCAAGGCACCTTCCCACCCTGGACCGGTTCATGCAATACGACGCCGTCCGGCTGTTTGTTAACCGGGCGGTGGCGAGTGAACCGCAGTTTGCGGTGACAAGTACCAATGCCTCCGCGGTGGCTCAGATCTGCCACCGGTTGGACGGCATCCCTTTCGCCATCGAACTCGCGGCGGCACGGATCAAGGTGTTGGCGGCCGAACAGATCGCCACCCGGCTGGACGACCGGTTCCGATTGCTCACCGGGGGAAGCCGCACCGCCCTCCCCCGCCAGCAGACGTTGCGGGGAGCGATGGACTGGAGCTATGACCTGCTCTCGCCGAAGGAGCGGACCGCCCTGCACCGCATGTCCGTTTTTGCAGGTAGGTGGACGATCGATGCGGCAGAAGCTGTTTGCTCCGGAGACAGCATCGAGGCGGCTGACATTCTGGACCTGCTCACCCAGTTGGTGAACAAATCGCTGGTGGTCGTGGATACGCAGGGAGGAGAGGCGCGATATCGGCTGCTGGAGACGGTCCGGGAGTACGGCCGGGCTCGGCTCCAAGAGGCCGGCGAGGCCGATGGGGTGCAGCGGCGGCACCGCGATTGGTACTTGGGCCTCGCCGAGCGGGCAGAGCCTGAACTGCACGGACCCAACCAGATTGCCTGGCTCGAACGACTGGAGGAGAACCACGATAACCTCCGCGCCGCGCTCGCTTGGAGCAAGGCCGATGCCGGCGCGGATGCAGGCGGATTACGGTTGGCGGCAGCCTTGTGCGACTTCTGGGACATTCATGGCCACTTTGCCGAGGGACGAGCCTGGCTGGACGAGATGTTGGCGCTGCACAAGGGAGCGGCGCCGGTGTTGCGGGTGAAGGCGCTTAACCGCGTCGGACACCTGGCCCACCGCCAGGGTGATTATGCGCAGGTGCCCGCGTTGTGCGGGGAAGCCCTCACTCTATCGCAAGCGGAGGGGGACACGACAGGGAGTGCGGAGGCACTCCACTACCTCGCCCATGCGGCGGAGGGCGCGGACGATCTCCCTCGGGCCGCGGACTTGCTGGAGCGCAGCGTCACCCTCCATCGTGCTGCGAGGAACACGTTTGAACTTGGTCGCGCCTTGAATTGTCTGGCAAACACGGCCCGCGCAGAAGCGAACTATCCGAACGCGACGGGCCTCTATGAGGAAGCGCTGACGCTCTTCCATAACCTCGGGGACAAGCAGGGCAAGGAGATGGTCCTCCATAACCTAGGATACGCGGTGCTCCGGCAAGGCAACCGCCAACGATCGTGGGCGTTGTTTCGCGAGAGCCTGGCGCTGGCCGAAGAACTGGGGGACAGGCGGGTGATGATCAAGTGCCTCGTGGGACTCGCCGGAGCGTCGGCTGACACCACACGGGCGGCTACCCTGTTCGGAGCGGCCGAGACCCTGATGTCTACCGCCAGCATTCGCCTGGAGCCCTTTAATCGTCGGGATTGCGATCATTACATGACCGTGACGAAAAGCCAACTCGCCGAACCCGCATTCAGTAAGGCCTGGGCTGAGGGCCGGACGATGACGCTTGAGCAGGCCATCGAGTACGCGCTGGCTCCCGAATCGAATTGA
- a CDS encoding cupin domain-containing protein has translation MTSRLLVALCTVIVLGIGGGAVARATGQTSTPPAPVTVSRAAFPITVATGEYDLINVVANLAPGSGVPWHYHSGPVVGTVISGEATLLSREVGEKTIKAGQSWIEKPNEVGEFINRSSGYTYIVATYLVPKGAPPTTFVK, from the coding sequence ATGACAAGCAGGTTGTTGGTCGCGCTTTGTACCGTGATTGTGCTGGGCATCGGTGGGGGGGCCGTGGCGCGTGCCACTGGTCAGACGTCCACGCCGCCTGCCCCCGTCACAGTATCCCGGGCCGCGTTCCCAATCACCGTGGCGACGGGCGAGTATGACTTGATCAATGTCGTCGCGAATCTCGCCCCAGGGAGCGGCGTGCCCTGGCACTATCACAGTGGGCCTGTGGTGGGCACCGTGATCTCCGGCGAGGCCACCCTGTTGTCACGAGAGGTTGGAGAGAAAACTATTAAGGCTGGGCAAAGTTGGATCGAGAAGCCGAATGAGGTGGGTGAATTCATCAACCGGAGTTCCGGCTACACGTACATCGTCGCGACCTACCTGGTCCCCAAGGGTGCACCCCCGACGACGTTCGTCAAGTAG
- a CDS encoding SLC13 family permease, protein MQYGEGPLLEDHLVERLIRAVPFFRALNRLDLARLVGALAPVDFPADSIIFREGEAADALYLLDSGRVEVSLSTAAGDRALTEVEAPAHFGELGLLLGRRTGSVRAVTDVRVWRLPRDRFERLVQERPTLGLTVARGLAELVDQRSRQGAGASAAPRLPFVLTHDASVPGKSPRHWMAVIISAVGLPLVLWTVAPPAGLSAQGWHVGLIMLGSALLWLSELIPYYLIALAMGAAWGIAGLVPVSLAFSGFSSPSYLLALAVLGLAAAMARTGLLFRIALLLLRVFPRTYGGQVLSLLTGGLLLTPLMPIATARVTIIAPVAQELAEALGYPLRSRGRAGLAFAGIIGYGTFGCIFLTGLVANFFIVALLPEPDRIRFDWLTWLVSAAPAGAVLLLGSSLLLLVWFRSKATGGVTLEVLQRQQRTLGPLSRHEWVTILGLAVMLGGLLVGPALHVSTAGLGLSALILVIAGGALGPEGFRGGIEWGYLVFFGVLLGAGDVLRAVGIDRWIGHALLPVARAIPDPGVLVLLLAGGVIACRLVLPQIPAMYLLSLALVPAAHGIGVSPWVVGFVVQLTAYTWIHPRQSDYYRLTRDLTRHEMFTDRHGVAVGVGVTILTLIGIVASLPFWRAQGLLGP, encoded by the coding sequence ATGCAATATGGAGAAGGGCCCTTGCTCGAAGACCACCTGGTGGAACGGCTGATACGAGCCGTGCCGTTCTTTCGGGCGCTCAATCGGCTCGACCTGGCGCGACTCGTCGGTGCGCTGGCCCCGGTAGACTTTCCCGCGGACTCGATCATCTTCAGGGAGGGGGAGGCCGCAGACGCGCTATACCTGCTCGACTCCGGCCGGGTGGAAGTCAGCCTCTCCACCGCAGCGGGCGATCGGGCGCTGACTGAAGTTGAGGCCCCCGCCCACTTCGGGGAGCTCGGCCTGCTCCTGGGTCGCCGGACGGGATCGGTTCGGGCCGTGACGGACGTGAGGGTGTGGCGGCTGCCCCGCGACCGCTTCGAACGGCTGGTGCAGGAGCGGCCGACACTCGGCCTCACCGTGGCGCGGGGTCTTGCCGAACTGGTGGATCAGCGGTCGCGCCAGGGTGCGGGGGCGTCGGCGGCACCGCGCCTCCCATTCGTGCTGACCCACGATGCCTCGGTCCCGGGGAAATCGCCACGCCATTGGATGGCGGTGATCATCTCGGCGGTGGGTCTTCCGCTCGTGCTCTGGACGGTCGCTCCGCCCGCGGGGCTCTCCGCGCAGGGATGGCACGTCGGGCTCATCATGCTCGGATCTGCGCTGTTGTGGCTCTCTGAGCTGATCCCGTACTATCTTATCGCCTTGGCCATGGGGGCGGCTTGGGGGATCGCCGGCCTCGTCCCCGTGTCCCTCGCGTTTTCCGGCTTCTCCAGTCCCTCATATCTTCTGGCCCTGGCGGTCCTTGGGCTCGCCGCGGCCATGGCTCGCACGGGATTGCTGTTCCGCATCGCGTTGCTGCTCTTGAGGGTGTTCCCGAGAACCTACGGAGGCCAGGTGCTTTCGCTCCTCACCGGCGGCCTCCTGCTCACGCCTCTCATGCCCATCGCCACCGCGCGCGTCACCATCATTGCGCCGGTGGCTCAGGAACTCGCCGAGGCGCTTGGATATCCGCTACGGAGCCGGGGAAGAGCGGGGCTGGCGTTTGCTGGAATCATCGGCTACGGAACATTCGGCTGCATCTTCCTCACCGGCCTGGTGGCCAACTTCTTCATCGTCGCGCTACTGCCTGAGCCGGACCGCATTCGCTTCGACTGGCTGACCTGGCTGGTCAGCGCGGCGCCCGCGGGGGCCGTCCTCCTCCTCGGTTCGAGCCTGCTGCTGCTCGTGTGGTTCCGCTCGAAGGCAACGGGTGGAGTCACCCTCGAAGTCCTCCAACGCCAGCAGCGCACCCTGGGACCGCTGTCGCGACACGAGTGGGTCACAATCCTGGGGCTGGCCGTCATGCTCGGGGGGCTGTTGGTTGGACCGGCGCTCCACGTGAGCACCGCCGGGCTGGGCCTCTCGGCGCTGATCCTGGTAATCGCCGGGGGCGCACTGGGGCCTGAGGGGTTCCGCGGTGGGATCGAATGGGGGTACCTCGTCTTTTTCGGTGTGCTGCTGGGTGCCGGGGACGTGCTGCGCGCTGTGGGGATCGACCGGTGGATTGGCCATGCCCTGCTTCCTGTGGCCCGCGCCATCCCGGACCCAGGAGTCCTCGTCCTGCTCCTGGCCGGCGGTGTGATCGCCTGTCGCCTCGTGCTGCCACAGATCCCGGCGATGTACCTGTTGAGCCTGGCGCTCGTACCTGCCGCCCATGGGATCGGGGTCTCACCCTGGGTGGTCGGGTTTGTCGTGCAGCTGACGGCCTACACGTGGATCCACCCGCGGCAGAGCGACTATTACCGATTGACCCGGGATCTCACCCGGCACGAGATGTTCACGGATCGGCACGGCGTGGCCGTAGGGGTCGGGGTAACGATCCTCACGCTCATCGGGATTGTCGCCAGCCTCCCATTCTGGCGGGCGCAAGGGCTTCTTGGTCCTTGA
- the smpB gene encoding SsrA-binding protein SmpB: MSPGATQDAGTKSVATNRRARHEFWIEETHEAGIVLTGTEVKSLREGRVNLSDAFARVVGDEVWLHHLHINPYAQGNIHNHDPLRTRKLLLHHREILRLRSKTDQKGYTLVPLRLYFRRGVVKVELAVARGRHLYDKRERIAERDAERRIARNLGARTPRPRRS, encoded by the coding sequence ATGTCCCCGGGCGCCACCCAGGACGCGGGCACGAAGTCGGTAGCGACCAACCGCCGTGCGCGGCACGAATTCTGGATCGAGGAGACTCACGAGGCCGGGATCGTCCTGACCGGCACGGAGGTAAAATCGCTCCGCGAGGGCCGCGTGAACCTCTCGGACGCATTTGCCCGCGTCGTCGGCGACGAAGTCTGGCTGCACCACCTCCATATCAACCCGTATGCGCAGGGGAACATTCACAACCACGATCCTTTGCGGACACGCAAGCTCCTGCTGCACCATCGCGAGATCCTTCGTCTTAGGAGCAAGACCGACCAGAAAGGCTACACGCTGGTGCCGCTCCGCCTGTACTTCCGGCGGGGTGTGGTCAAGGTCGAACTCGCCGTCGCGCGTGGGCGGCACCTGTACGACAAGAGGGAGCGGATCGCCGAGAGGGACGCGGAGCGGCGGATCGCCAGAAACCTGGGCGCGAGGACGCCGAGACCTCGTCGTTCGTAG
- a CDS encoding cyclic nucleotide-binding domain-containing protein codes for MPTHESGTARVALLEKLLLFGGLSPRELGRIARLMREIDVPTGKRLVTLGEPGREMFLIVEGRALVTTQRGRAVHLGRGDFFGEMSLIDGEPRSATVEAATPMRLLTLGYREFWQLLDESLPMVRKIMRTVARRLRQVDRAPVV; via the coding sequence ATGCCTACCCATGAATCGGGGACCGCAAGGGTTGCCCTACTTGAGAAACTCCTTCTGTTCGGGGGCCTCTCACCGAGGGAATTGGGGCGGATCGCCCGCCTAATGCGGGAGATCGATGTGCCGACGGGAAAACGACTGGTCACCCTCGGCGAACCGGGACGGGAAATGTTTCTCATCGTCGAGGGTCGGGCGTTGGTGACGACGCAGCGGGGACGCGCGGTTCACCTGGGCCGGGGGGACTTCTTCGGCGAGATGAGCCTGATCGACGGCGAACCGCGGTCGGCGACTGTCGAGGCGGCTACGCCGATGCGGCTGCTGACCCTGGGATATCGCGAGTTCTGGCAGCTCCTCGACGAATCCTTGCCGATGGTCCGCAAGATCATGCGTACGGTCGCCCGCCGCCTTCGGCAGGTGGACCGGGCTCCGGTGGTGTGA
- a CDS encoding tetratricopeptide repeat protein, giving the protein MPSLPTGTVTFLFTDIEGSTRLLEQLGDRYAKVLAEYRRLVRTTAYTKGGRDVDTQGDGCFLAFPRAKDALSAAVAALHAIKRFPWPAGISVRVRMGLHTGEPVSGNGGYVGMAVHRASRICAVGHGGQILLSQTTRDLVADDPPKGVNFRDLGQHRLKDLGDPQHLFQVVTASLPADFPPLNSLDALPNNLPRQVASFVGRTLEIIEVKRLLTTTCLLTLTGAGGSGKTRLALQVAADLLELYPDGAWMVDLAPLSDPTLVPLAAVSALGVSEQPTRSLIETLADYLRSKSLLLILDNCEHLLSTSAQLADTLLRTCPKLRILATSREGLRIAGEMTYTVPSLSLPDPRVLPSPRDLMQFEAVRLFAERAAFGKPGFQVTSGNAAAVAHICHRLDGIPLAIELAAARVKAMPLETIALRLDDRFRLLTGGSRTALPRQQTLRGAMDWSYELLSELERSLLRQLSVFVGGFTLEAAERVCGDGGGDRGDILNLLTNLVNKSLVGFDEQQGGGRYRLLETMRQYSWDRLVASGEEHHVRGRHRDYFLGLAEQAELKFRGPDQGAWNKRLETEYDNVRAAVSWSMTEGTLEVGLRLASSLYWLWDIRGLREGGEWLDAMLAQATDTSPAVRARALNAAAFVAHRQGRPDRILERCREALNLCRALGDEHGSAWALHYLAHAAELQGDYAEAGVKMEESVALCRRTGNTWYLPVSLNCLGEIVRLQGDYERATVLSEESLSIARKLGDTRGVASALANAGVVLALQGNYQRAEAMLKEGLALFCELGVKLRTSHCLLALARTAHGRGQNERAARLFGAVAALRESTGIGPAPSDLAEDDRAVTALRAAMGDVAFAAAWAEGRGMTPERVIEVALTSEDIVPSKTKSLEKPISHGQLDRLSLREREVAVLVARGLTNREIASQLTVTVRTAETHVQNVLNKLGLNSRAQIAAWAVEQGLYTPSPS; this is encoded by the coding sequence ATGCCCAGCCTGCCGACCGGGACGGTCACGTTCCTCTTCACCGACATTGAGGGCTCTACACGCCTCCTCGAGCAGCTGGGTGATCGCTACGCGAAGGTGCTGGCAGAGTATCGGCGACTTGTTCGAACAACTGCCTACACCAAAGGCGGACGTGACGTAGATACTCAGGGGGACGGTTGCTTCCTAGCCTTCCCTCGAGCCAAAGATGCGTTGTCCGCCGCTGTCGCGGCGCTTCACGCAATCAAACGCTTCCCCTGGCCCGCCGGTATTTCCGTCCGCGTCAGGATGGGCCTCCACACTGGGGAGCCAGTCAGCGGTAACGGCGGCTATGTGGGGATGGCTGTCCATCGCGCATCTCGTATCTGCGCCGTGGGGCACGGAGGACAAATTCTGCTCTCTCAGACGACGCGCGATCTCGTGGCGGACGATCCGCCAAAAGGAGTAAACTTCCGCGACCTCGGCCAGCATCGGCTAAAAGATCTCGGTGATCCGCAGCACCTGTTCCAGGTCGTGACAGCCAGCCTACCCGCCGACTTCCCGCCGCTCAATTCTCTCGATGCTCTCCCCAATAACCTCCCGCGCCAGGTGGCAAGTTTCGTCGGGCGGACGCTGGAAATAATCGAAGTCAAACGACTACTGACCACCACGTGCTTGCTGACCCTCACAGGAGCGGGGGGCTCCGGGAAGACGCGGCTCGCGCTACAAGTGGCTGCTGACTTGCTCGAACTGTACCCTGACGGCGCGTGGATGGTCGACTTGGCACCGCTCTCAGATCCCACCCTTGTTCCCCTCGCCGCCGTGTCGGCGTTAGGGGTCTCCGAGCAACCAACCCGCTCCTTGATCGAGACGCTAGCGGACTACCTGCGCTCCAAGTCGTTGCTGCTCATACTCGACAACTGCGAGCACCTCTTGTCCACCAGCGCCCAGCTTGCGGACACCCTGCTACGGACCTGCCCGAAATTGCGTATCCTGGCGACGAGCCGGGAAGGACTCAGGATCGCCGGCGAGATGACCTACACTGTACCCTCGCTTTCGTTGCCCGATCCTCGGGTGCTCCCGTCACCTCGGGATTTGATGCAGTTCGAGGCGGTGCGTCTTTTCGCCGAACGCGCCGCCTTCGGCAAGCCTGGGTTTCAGGTCACTTCCGGCAATGCAGCAGCGGTAGCGCACATCTGTCACAGGTTGGACGGCATCCCTTTGGCGATCGAGTTGGCGGCGGCGCGGGTGAAGGCGATGCCGCTCGAGACCATTGCCCTTAGGCTCGACGATCGGTTTCGACTGCTGACAGGGGGGAGCCGGACGGCGCTCCCTCGTCAGCAAACCCTGCGCGGAGCAATGGATTGGAGCTATGAACTCCTATCGGAGCTCGAACGATCCCTGTTGCGGCAGCTCTCGGTGTTCGTGGGCGGATTCACGCTGGAGGCGGCCGAGAGAGTCTGCGGGGACGGCGGTGGGGACCGAGGTGACATCCTCAACCTGTTGACGAACCTTGTCAACAAGTCGCTCGTCGGCTTTGACGAGCAGCAGGGAGGGGGTCGGTACCGATTGCTGGAGACGATGCGTCAGTACAGTTGGGACCGGCTCGTGGCGTCAGGAGAGGAACACCACGTCCGAGGGCGACATCGGGACTATTTCCTGGGATTGGCGGAGCAGGCCGAGCTGAAGTTTCGGGGCCCCGATCAGGGCGCCTGGAACAAGCGGTTAGAAACAGAGTATGACAACGTGCGAGCCGCTGTCAGCTGGAGCATGACGGAGGGAACCTTAGAAGTGGGCTTGCGGTTGGCGAGCAGCTTGTATTGGCTCTGGGACATACGGGGATTGCGCGAGGGGGGCGAGTGGTTGGACGCGATGCTCGCTCAGGCGACGGACACGTCGCCGGCGGTGAGGGCCAGAGCGCTCAACGCGGCGGCGTTCGTTGCGCACCGCCAGGGTCGCCCTGACCGGATCTTGGAACGCTGTCGCGAGGCGCTGAATCTCTGTCGCGCCTTGGGCGACGAGCACGGGAGCGCATGGGCGCTCCATTATCTTGCTCACGCGGCGGAGTTACAAGGCGACTATGCTGAGGCCGGTGTGAAGATGGAAGAAAGTGTGGCTCTGTGCCGGCGAACGGGAAACACGTGGTATCTCCCGGTGTCTCTGAACTGTCTGGGGGAGATCGTACGGCTGCAGGGTGACTACGAACGGGCGACGGTACTCAGCGAGGAAAGCTTGAGCATCGCCAGAAAACTGGGGGACACACGGGGCGTGGCTTCTGCGCTCGCCAACGCGGGGGTGGTGCTGGCGCTTCAAGGAAACTACCAGCGTGCAGAAGCGATGCTCAAGGAGGGCCTCGCGCTGTTCTGTGAGCTCGGCGTCAAGTTGCGCACGTCCCACTGCCTGCTCGCGTTGGCCAGGACCGCGCATGGACGAGGGCAGAATGAGCGCGCCGCACGGTTGTTTGGGGCCGTCGCGGCCTTGCGGGAGAGCACGGGCATTGGCCCCGCGCCGTCCGACCTGGCTGAGGACGATCGTGCGGTCACCGCCCTTCGTGCCGCGATGGGAGACGTTGCATTCGCAGCGGCGTGGGCAGAGGGCCGCGGGATGACGCCGGAACGAGTGATCGAGGTTGCGCTGACCTCAGAAGACATTGTCCCGTCCAAAACCAAAAGTCTGGAGAAGCCGATCAGCCATGGCCAACTGGACCGGCTCTCTCTACGCGAGCGGGAAGTGGCCGTACTGGTCGCGCGGGGCCTGACAAACCGTGAAATCGCCTCGCAGCTTACGGTAACGGTGAGGACGGCGGAAACACATGTGCAAAACGTCCTGAATAAGCTCGGGTTGAACTCTCGAGCCCAGATCGCCGCCTGGGCAGTCGAACAGGGCCTCTATACCCCATCCCCGAGTTGA
- a CDS encoding PaaI family thioesterase: protein MRDGSGCFACGPQNPIGLRLKFTAEGDRVRAEFTPGSHYQGYEGVLHGGIVTAALDDAMAQLFHMRGQESLTARLEIRFRREAPVGRRLVVIATLTGERAKLYTAEAVLSLPDGTPLAEAKGTFVRGA, encoded by the coding sequence ATGCGTGACGGGAGCGGCTGCTTCGCCTGCGGTCCGCAGAACCCGATTGGGCTTCGCCTGAAGTTTACGGCGGAGGGGGATCGCGTCCGGGCGGAGTTTACCCCGGGCTCCCATTACCAGGGATACGAGGGCGTCCTGCACGGCGGCATCGTCACCGCGGCTCTAGACGACGCGATGGCCCAGCTGTTTCACATGCGGGGCCAAGAATCGCTCACCGCTCGGCTGGAAATCCGCTTCCGCCGCGAGGCCCCGGTCGGCAGGCGGTTGGTGGTGATCGCGACGCTCACCGGCGAGCGGGCGAAACTGTATACTGCCGAGGCGGTCCTTTCCCTGCCCGACGGGACCCCCCTGGCTGAGGCCAAAGGGACTTTCGTCCGCGGTGCGTGA